The Streptomyces sp. NBC_01317 genomic interval GACCGTTACAAGGACCTCGTCACCGACGCGCACCCGGGCATCGCCGCCTTCGGTGGCATGTTCCTGTTGATGATCTTCCTCGACTTCATCTTCGAGGACCGGGACATCAAGTGGCTCGCCTGGCTGGAGCGCCCGCTGGCCAAGCTCGGCAAGGTCGACATGCTGTCCGTCTGCGTCGCGCTGATCGCCCTGCTCGGCACCGCGCTGACCTTCGCCACCCACGCCCACACCAGCACCGGCACCCAGGACAAGTCGGCCACCGTCCTGCTCGCCGGGGTCGCCGGACTGATCACCTACCTCGTCGTCGGCGGACTCTCCTCGTTCTTCGAGAACCGCCTGGAGGAGCAGGAGGAGCAGGAGCACGAGGCGGAGGAGAAGGCCCGGGCCGAGGGCAAGGAGATCTCCGCGATCGGCCTGGCCGGCAAGGCCGCGTTCTTCCTCTTCCTCTACCTCGAAGTCCTCGACGCCTCCTTCTCGTTCGACGGGGTCATCGGCGCCTTCGCCATCACGAACCAGATCTTCTGGATGGCGCTCGGCCTCGGCATCGGCGCGATGTACGTCCGGTCGCTCACCGTCTACCTGGTCCGCCAGGGCACCCTGGACGACTACGTCTACCTGGAGCACGGCGCGCACTACGCGATCGGTGCGCTCTCCGTGATCCTGCTGGTCACCATCCAGCACTCGATCAACGAAGTGATCACCGGACTTGTCGGGATTGTTCTGATCGCCGCCTCCTTCTGGTCCTCCGTGCGCCGTAACAGGGCGCTGGAGGCCGCGGGCGGTGACGAGGACCGCAAGGATCCGGACGAGGACAAAACAGCGGTCAGCGTCTGATCCGTACCTGATCCGTACCTGACCCGCGCGGGACCCGTGCTCCGGTGAGCCCGTGGTGAGCCCGGGCCCGCCGGGTGTGGCAGGACGGGGAACGAGGGAACGCTCCGGACGGGGCGGCCGAGAGGCGGAAGCCTCGCGGCCGCCCCGTTGTCCGGTGGGGTGCCGGTGAGTCGACGACGAAGTTTGGGGTGGGACATGGCGTTCTGGGACAACCTGTGGCAGGGGGGACGCGCTTCGCAGTTCGATTCGGGGAGTTCGCACACCAACTCCATCGAACTGACCAAGCGCCGCCCGTCGGTCTCGCTCTCCAAGCAGGGCGCGGCGGCGGGCAATCTGCGGGTGAACCTCTCCTGGCGGATGCGTACGTCCGACATCGGCGGCCGCTCCAAGCAGAGCGGCCAGCTGCTGCGCCACCCCCTGAAGTTCTTCCAGCCCGAGGTGGTGCAGGCGCACACGCAGGGGTTCGTCAACGTGGACCTCGACCTGGGTTGCATGTACGAACTGACCGACGGCAGCAAGGGCGTGGTCCAGCCGCTCGGCGGCTTCTTCGGCGACCTCAATGCGGCGCCGTACATCAAGCTCAGCGGTGACGACCGGTTCGGCGGCTCCTCGGGCGAGACGATCTTCATCAACCTCGACCACCGCGAGGAGATCAAGCGGCTCCTGGTCTTCGTCTACATCTACGACCAGACGCCGGCCTTCGACCGTACGCACGCCACGATCACGCTCTATCCGAGCAACGGCCCCCGCGTCGAGATCGAACTGGACGAGCACGCGCCGCAGGCCCGCTCCTGCGCGGTCTTCTCACTGGAGACCGTCAAGGGCGAGCTGATCGTGCGGCGCGAGGTGAAGTTCGTCTACGGCTTCCAGGCGGAGCTGGACCGGCTGTACGGCTGGGGCCTGCAATGGGGACGCGGCTACAAGACGAAGACCTGAGCATGTCCCCCGTACGGAGACCCCGGCGCACCCCGGGGTGTGTTCCTCAGCTCCTAGGAGCTGAGGAACTGGGGGCCCATCGGGGGCAGCCGGAAATTCGGGTCGGGGGCGGGGGCGGCCGCCGCGGCGGGCTGCGGATATCCGTACGCGGGCTGCGGCGACGCCGCCGGCTGCGGATAGCCGTATCCGGACGGGTCGCCCGCGGCGGGCTGGGGGTAGCCGTACGCGGGCGGCTGGGACGGCAGCGGCGGCTGCGGTACGTACGCGGCGGGGGCGGGCGGCTGTACGGCCGTCACGGGCCCCGGCCCCGGCCAGGCGGCGGTCGCCTGGTCGTCGGGGGAGGGCGCGGCCGGCTCAGGGGCGGAGTCGGCCGGATCGGCCGTGTCGTCCACGGAGACGCCGAACGCCGTGGCCAGGCCGATCAGACCGCTCAGATAGCCCTGCCCCACCGCCCGGAACTTCCAGCCGTCCCCGCGCCGGTACAGCTCGCCGC includes:
- a CDS encoding TerD family protein — translated: MAFWDNLWQGGRASQFDSGSSHTNSIELTKRRPSVSLSKQGAAAGNLRVNLSWRMRTSDIGGRSKQSGQLLRHPLKFFQPEVVQAHTQGFVNVDLDLGCMYELTDGSKGVVQPLGGFFGDLNAAPYIKLSGDDRFGGSSGETIFINLDHREEIKRLLVFVYIYDQTPAFDRTHATITLYPSNGPRVEIELDEHAPQARSCAVFSLETVKGELIVRREVKFVYGFQAELDRLYGWGLQWGRGYKTKT
- a CDS encoding DUF475 domain-containing protein, producing the protein MILKTFGWSFAITAVGLAFAAWQWGWEAFGIVLILSILEISLSFDNAVVNAGILKKMNAFWQKIFLTVGILIAVFGMRLVFPVVIVAISAKVGPIDAVQLALDDPDRYKDLVTDAHPGIAAFGGMFLLMIFLDFIFEDRDIKWLAWLERPLAKLGKVDMLSVCVALIALLGTALTFATHAHTSTGTQDKSATVLLAGVAGLITYLVVGGLSSFFENRLEEQEEQEHEAEEKARAEGKEISAIGLAGKAAFFLFLYLEVLDASFSFDGVIGAFAITNQIFWMALGLGIGAMYVRSLTVYLVRQGTLDDYVYLEHGAHYAIGALSVILLVTIQHSINEVITGLVGIVLIAASFWSSVRRNRALEAAGGDEDRKDPDEDKTAVSV